GCGAAATGGGCGCGCATCTGGCCAAACTCGCCAAGGTGCGAGACAAGGCGGGGACATGCCTGTGGGATCAACTTGGTTCTCCAGTCGGGCAAACCGGTGATCAGGGGCAGGGATGATGCTGAGGCGCGAGATTCCGCATCAGGAAAGCCGGGGGAGAGTGATTCGCTATTCCGGTGGACGCATTCAACCTGGGCCAGAAGGGTTGCCGTTCGGCTTGGTCGAACCCTGGGAAGAGGGCGTGCAGCCGCTGTGCTGGTGGAATGACGAGCCGGTTGGGCTGATGGTCCTTGATGCACCTGATGACGACTGGATCGATGGACGAGACTGGTTGACCAGGCTCCCGGAAAGTTGGTTTCCATTGCTCTCCACGGCCCTCCAGGTGGCTGCATGGTCCGCCAATCATCGCTTCTGCGGCCGGTGTGGGAGCCCTGCACGGCGGCTTGCCGCTGAGTTCGCCATGCATTGTGACCACTGTGGCCATCGTAATTACCCACGTATCTCGCCGTGCATCATTACCCTGGTGACCCACGGCGAGTCGCTGTTGCTGGCACGCAGCCCTCGCTTTCCACCGGGACGCTATTCGACGCTGGCTGGTTTTATCGAGCCAGGCGAATCAGCAGAACAAGCTCTGCATCGTGAGGTCTACGAGGAAGTCGGGATCAGTATCGGCCGGATGCGCTATATCCGTAGCCAGGCCTGGCCATTTCCTCATTCATTGATGCTGGGATATCTGGTCGAGGCTGCCAGTCGCCGTATTCGAATTGATGGTCATGAAATACAGGACGCCGCCTGGTTCTCACCGAACCGATTGCCGCAGTTGCCTCCGTTGTATTCCATATCGCGAGAGCTGATCGAATTGCATCTCGCTGAAGTACGAGATGGCCGTCAGGGCTGAATCCAGAAAAGCGAGAACCGGTGGTGCGTGGCGCCAGGCAGAAGCCTGGCGCCACGACGGCCGGATCAGTTCGAGGGGAATATTTCGTTCAGGCGAGTGGCCAGCATGATGTTTCCAGTAGCCTTGAGTTTGCCGGTCATGAAAGCGGTCATCCCATTGACTTCACCGCTGATGATGCCCTTGAGCGTATCGGTGCTCATGCTCAGGCTGACAGAGGGATCATCGTGCTCTCCCGGCTGGATATCGAGAGTGCCATCATTGATCACCACATAATGG
This Halomonas huangheensis DNA region includes the following protein-coding sequences:
- the nudC gene encoding NAD(+) diphosphatase, with product MLRREIPHQESRGRVIRYSGGRIQPGPEGLPFGLVEPWEEGVQPLCWWNDEPVGLMVLDAPDDDWIDGRDWLTRLPESWFPLLSTALQVAAWSANHRFCGRCGSPARRLAAEFAMHCDHCGHRNYPRISPCIITLVTHGESLLLARSPRFPPGRYSTLAGFIEPGESAEQALHREVYEEVGISIGRMRYIRSQAWPFPHSLMLGYLVEAASRRIRIDGHEIQDAAWFSPNRLPQLPPLYSISRELIELHLAEVRDGRQG
- a CDS encoding SCP2 sterol-binding domain-containing protein, giving the protein MIPMSQTLDTLRSRFDPQAASGVQEVFQFHFSDADDHYVVINDGTLDIQPGEHDDPSVSLSMSTDTLKGIISGEVNGMTAFMTGKLKATGNIMLATRLNEIFPSN